From Klebsiella electrica, the proteins below share one genomic window:
- the fhuF gene encoding siderophore-iron reductase FhuF, protein MAYRSPSFSNDIIWQAPLPPAEDALAKAIREKITALRPHLLDFLRLDEEAPPCALTLAEWSAPTVLRSLLATWSDHIYRHQPTMPREQKPLLSLWAQWYIGLLVPPLMLALLSEETAISVAPERFRVEFHETGRAACFWIEVSADDCARTHSPQTRMETLVTNALQPVVQALETTGDINSKLIWSNTGNLINWYLGEMKALLGDEQVAALRQHCFFEKQFADGQDNPLWRTVILREGLLVRRTCCQRHRLPDVHQCGDCTLK, encoded by the coding sequence ATGGCTTACCGTTCTCCTTCATTCAGCAATGACATCATCTGGCAGGCTCCGTTGCCGCCAGCCGAAGATGCGTTGGCGAAGGCGATTCGGGAAAAAATCACCGCCCTTCGCCCCCATCTGCTGGATTTTCTTCGCCTGGATGAAGAGGCTCCGCCCTGTGCCTTGACGCTCGCTGAATGGTCAGCGCCCACGGTACTCAGATCCCTGCTGGCAACCTGGTCCGATCATATCTATCGCCACCAGCCAACGATGCCGCGTGAACAAAAGCCGCTGCTTTCACTCTGGGCACAATGGTATATCGGCCTGCTGGTACCCCCGCTGATGCTGGCACTGCTCAGCGAAGAGACCGCCATCAGCGTCGCGCCGGAGCGTTTTCGCGTTGAATTTCACGAAACGGGTCGCGCGGCCTGCTTCTGGATCGAGGTCAGCGCGGACGATTGCGCCAGAACCCATTCGCCGCAAACCCGTATGGAAACGCTGGTGACCAACGCGCTGCAGCCGGTAGTGCAGGCGCTGGAAACCACCGGCGATATCAATAGCAAGCTTATCTGGAGCAATACCGGCAATCTGATCAACTGGTATCTGGGGGAAATGAAAGCGCTGCTGGGTGACGAACAGGTTGCCGCCCTGCGCCAACACTGCTTCTTTGAAAAGCAGTTTGCTGATGGCCAGGACAATCCGCTGTGGCGAACGGTCATTTTACGTGAAGGATTGCTGGTGCGGCGCACCTGCTGTCAACGTCATCGCCTGCCCGACGTTCATCAGTGCGGGGACTGCACGCTGAAATAG
- a CDS encoding PTS sugar transporter subunit IIC, translated as MSANHAAFNLIFRFVENYISPVAGRISSQRHVMAIRDGFISAMPFMIVGSFLLVFAYPPFSPDTTWGFARAWLNLAKEFEGRILTPFDMTMGIMSIYICAAISYNLGKHYEKSNQLDPFMCSMLSIMAFLLVAAPKTNGTLPVDSLGGTGIFTAILVAVYCVEMMRFLKAHNIGIRLPDQVPPMIKNSFDLLIPVLVVVVTLYPLSLFIQHHFDMLIPQAIMAIFKPLVSAADSLPAILLAVLIGHLLWFAGIHGAAIVSGMLQMFWLTNLGMNQQALAQGAPLPHIFMEAFWTFFIVIGGSGATMGLVFCYLRSRSAHLRSIGRLSVVPSLFNINEPVIFGTPIVMNPVFFIPFLLAPMVNAVLAWAAMKMDLIGRVISVVPWTAPAPIGGAWALGWDFRAAILVVILACVSAIIYFPFFKVYEKQLLAQEAEEAERMAEENRQTA; from the coding sequence ATGTCTGCTAACCATGCCGCGTTTAATCTGATATTTCGCTTTGTAGAAAATTATATAAGCCCTGTCGCCGGGCGAATCTCGTCGCAGCGCCACGTGATGGCTATCCGTGACGGTTTCATTTCGGCGATGCCGTTTATGATTGTCGGGTCATTCCTGCTGGTCTTTGCCTACCCGCCGTTTTCGCCAGATACCACCTGGGGGTTTGCGCGCGCCTGGTTGAATTTGGCGAAAGAGTTTGAAGGGCGCATTCTGACGCCGTTCGATATGACGATGGGCATTATGTCTATCTACATTTGTGCCGCGATCTCTTATAACCTCGGCAAGCATTATGAGAAGAGCAACCAGCTCGATCCCTTCATGTGCAGCATGTTGTCCATTATGGCTTTTCTGCTGGTGGCGGCGCCAAAAACGAACGGCACCCTGCCGGTCGATAGCCTTGGCGGCACGGGGATTTTTACGGCGATTCTGGTGGCAGTGTACTGCGTTGAAATGATGCGTTTCCTGAAGGCGCACAATATCGGTATTCGCCTGCCGGATCAGGTGCCGCCGATGATCAAAAACTCCTTTGATCTGCTCATTCCGGTGCTGGTGGTGGTGGTGACGCTGTATCCGCTCAGCCTGTTTATTCAGCACCATTTTGACATGCTTATTCCGCAGGCCATCATGGCCATCTTTAAACCCCTGGTATCGGCGGCGGACTCGCTGCCGGCGATTTTACTGGCGGTGCTGATCGGCCATCTGCTGTGGTTCGCCGGGATCCACGGCGCGGCGATTGTGTCTGGCATGCTGCAAATGTTCTGGCTGACCAACCTGGGGATGAACCAGCAGGCGCTGGCTCAGGGCGCGCCGCTGCCGCATATCTTTATGGAGGCGTTCTGGACCTTCTTTATTGTTATAGGGGGATCTGGCGCCACAATGGGCCTGGTCTTCTGCTACCTGCGTAGCCGGTCGGCGCATCTGCGTTCAATCGGTCGACTGAGCGTGGTGCCAAGCCTGTTTAACATTAACGAGCCGGTTATTTTCGGCACGCCTATCGTCATGAACCCGGTGTTCTTTATTCCGTTCCTGCTGGCGCCGATGGTTAACGCAGTACTGGCCTGGGCGGCGATGAAGATGGATCTGATTGGGCGAGTGATTTCAGTGGTACCGTGGACGGCTCCGGCGCCGATTGGCGGCGCATGGGCGTTGGGCTGGGATTTCCGGGCAGCCATCCTGGTGGTTATTCTGGCCTGTGTCTCTGCGATTATCTACTTCCCGTTCTTTAAGGTGTACGAGAAACAGCTGCTGGCCCAGGAGGCTGAAGAGGCGGAGCGCATGGCGGAAGAGAACCGACAGACGGCATAA
- a CDS encoding YbaK/EbsC family protein — translation MSLQSVRQFFAEHAPDIDIIELNQSTATVALAAAAHHVEPGQIAKTLSLKVKERVVLVVASGNARLDNKKLKDAFGAKARMLSSDEVVMLTGHPVGGVCPFGLENPLAIYCDISLKQYPEVLPAAGAVHSAVRISPDRMAQLTEATWIDVCQSHS, via the coding sequence ATGAGCCTGCAGTCCGTGCGGCAGTTTTTTGCCGAACATGCCCCCGATATCGACATCATCGAGTTAAATCAAAGTACGGCCACCGTTGCCCTCGCAGCTGCCGCGCATCATGTCGAACCCGGTCAAATCGCCAAAACCCTTTCGTTAAAAGTAAAAGAACGGGTCGTCCTTGTCGTCGCCAGCGGCAACGCCCGGCTGGATAATAAAAAACTAAAGGATGCATTTGGCGCGAAAGCGCGCATGCTCAGCAGCGACGAGGTCGTGATGTTGACCGGGCATCCGGTGGGCGGCGTGTGCCCGTTCGGGCTGGAAAACCCGCTGGCTATCTACTGTGATATTTCGTTAAAACAGTACCCGGAAGTCTTACCGGCGGCAGGCGCTGTCCATAGCGCAGTACGCATTTCACCCGACAGAATGGCCCAGTTGACCGAAGCCACCTGGATTGATGTTTGCCAGTCTCATTCCTGA
- the bglJ gene encoding DNA-binding transcriptional activator BglJ, giving the protein MDKRNEAQRIAVVEQCVMTETALRFILNDRDNENTCVHFFKDVQSLAQALNIRHVTAIIFSLSGHRQPRLESLLFFQEIAYTHPDVLRIIMANSRGERDLITQLVPFHLHGVLNKASGRETLQEQLFRLLAQQMPPIDEPCRRKVLHGHRLSSIEQAILRYIACGYSLSEIAVQLDRDIKTIRAHKYNAMLRLGISSALGLLSAADILIHLPPPCGKDAAGAGIA; this is encoded by the coding sequence ATGGATAAGCGCAACGAAGCGCAACGTATTGCTGTCGTCGAACAGTGCGTAATGACGGAGACGGCGCTTCGTTTTATCTTAAACGATCGTGATAACGAAAATACGTGTGTTCATTTTTTTAAAGATGTGCAGTCGCTGGCGCAAGCATTGAATATCAGACATGTTACTGCGATTATTTTTTCACTTTCCGGTCACCGCCAACCACGACTGGAAAGTTTACTTTTCTTTCAGGAGATTGCTTATACCCATCCGGATGTTTTGCGAATTATTATGGCGAACAGTCGAGGGGAGCGCGACTTAATTACTCAGCTGGTACCATTTCATTTGCACGGCGTTTTAAATAAAGCCAGCGGTCGTGAAACGTTGCAGGAACAGTTATTTCGACTACTTGCCCAACAAATGCCGCCGATTGACGAACCCTGCCGTCGGAAGGTGCTCCACGGGCATCGCCTCAGTTCAATAGAGCAGGCGATTCTTCGCTATATAGCCTGCGGCTATTCATTGTCAGAGATAGCGGTTCAACTGGACCGGGATATCAAAACCATTCGTGCGCACAAGTACAATGCGATGCTCAGGCTGGGTATCAGCTCGGCTCTCGGGCTGCTGAGCGCAGCCGATATTCTTATCCATCTCCCGCCACCGTGCGGCAAAGACGCTGCGGGGGCAGGGATAGCGTAG
- a CDS encoding helix-turn-helix transcriptional regulator gives MLPGHDQHGIIVSKIPVMQAGLKTITSECLPNYTFSCCRSSEALTRTELSRARLVIVDLSGDISQPQAVCEYYCFLMAQYKDIHWVYIVGRVSDREAQIFLARDDSTLVSDGAPVARLSEAICARRPDDLSAAHAKVTSLNMNADRVSISPEMISILTLSERKVLRLLAKGWEINQIASLLKKSNKTISAQKNSAMRRLSLNGNAQMYAWINSEQGMKELNIYSEHGELQEWISATKRNVLLSSNSA, from the coding sequence ATGTTACCAGGACATGATCAGCACGGCATCATCGTCAGCAAAATTCCGGTTATGCAGGCCGGCTTAAAAACAATCACCAGTGAATGTCTCCCCAACTATACATTCAGTTGCTGCCGTTCATCGGAGGCGCTCACGCGAACCGAACTGAGTCGAGCCCGGCTGGTCATTGTCGATCTGTCCGGTGATATCAGCCAGCCTCAGGCAGTTTGTGAATATTATTGTTTTTTAATGGCTCAGTATAAAGACATTCATTGGGTTTATATTGTCGGGCGTGTCAGCGATCGTGAGGCCCAGATCTTTTTAGCCCGCGATGACAGCACATTAGTTTCCGACGGGGCGCCGGTGGCGCGTTTAAGTGAAGCGATATGCGCGAGGCGCCCGGATGATTTGTCTGCCGCGCATGCGAAAGTGACTTCTCTCAATATGAACGCCGATCGTGTGTCGATAAGCCCGGAGATGATAAGCATTCTGACTTTATCTGAGCGCAAAGTTTTACGGCTTCTGGCGAAGGGTTGGGAAATTAATCAAATCGCCTCTTTATTGAAAAAAAGCAATAAGACAATTAGTGCGCAAAAGAATAGCGCCATGCGCCGTTTATCTTTGAATGGCAATGCGCAGATGTATGCGTGGATTAATAGCGAACAAGGGATGAAAGAGTTGAATATATACTCAGAACACGGAGAGCTGCAGGAATGGATAAGCGCAACGAAGCGCAACGTATTGCTGTCGTCGAACAGTGCGTAA
- a CDS encoding helix-turn-helix domain-containing protein translates to MQATNTVPVFKLYGEERDWPTPDLLHCESILQRSSLYEWHIRMHQHAELVQLLYLHKGRAEIEIEGTTTVMTESCIQVVPALCIHGFRFSPGTQGYVLSLALPLLSHFERQFGRQLDVLGQPRCVPVKRSRGHIRALFTALREEYCEELDAREMMLHSLLGALLVWLNRQCLPAPIAEGKAERKRSVMRHFSRLIESHYREHLPLAEYARQVGLSPTHLNYLCREFHGCSALGVLHQRLMLEARRNLQYTAMTVTQLSDYLGFSDATYFSRFFRRYSGVSPKTFRNEIK, encoded by the coding sequence ATGCAGGCCACCAATACCGTTCCCGTTTTTAAATTGTATGGCGAAGAGCGCGACTGGCCGACGCCCGATCTTCTGCACTGCGAGTCGATTTTGCAGCGCAGCAGCCTGTATGAGTGGCATATTCGTATGCATCAGCATGCAGAGCTGGTGCAGCTGCTCTATTTACATAAAGGCAGGGCGGAGATCGAAATTGAAGGGACAACCACCGTGATGACGGAATCCTGTATTCAGGTGGTGCCGGCGTTGTGCATTCATGGGTTTCGTTTTTCACCCGGCACCCAGGGTTATGTTTTGTCGCTGGCGCTGCCGCTGCTCAGCCATTTTGAACGCCAGTTTGGCCGCCAGCTTGATGTCCTCGGCCAGCCGCGGTGCGTGCCCGTTAAGCGCTCCCGCGGGCATATCCGCGCGCTGTTTACGGCATTACGGGAAGAGTATTGCGAAGAGCTGGACGCCCGGGAGATGATGCTGCACTCGCTCTTAGGCGCGCTGTTGGTTTGGCTAAACCGCCAGTGCCTCCCGGCGCCGATCGCCGAAGGAAAAGCGGAACGAAAGCGCAGCGTCATGCGACATTTTTCTCGTCTTATTGAAAGCCATTACCGCGAACATTTGCCGCTGGCGGAATACGCCCGCCAGGTTGGGCTGTCGCCGACGCACCTCAATTATTTGTGCCGTGAATTTCATGGCTGCAGTGCCTTAGGGGTTTTGCACCAAAGATTGATGCTGGAGGCGCGGCGTAATTTGCAATATACCGCCATGACTGTGACTCAACTTTCTGATTATTTAGGGTTTTCAGATGCGACTTATTTTTCGCGGTTTTTTCGCCGCTATAGCGGCGTGTCGCCAAAAACATTCAGGAATGAAATTAAATAA
- the pobA gene encoding 4-hydroxybenzoate 3-monooxygenase: MKTQVAIIGAGPSGLLLGQLLHRAGINTVILERQTPEYVLGRIRAGILESGTVELLREAGAAQRMDVEGLVHHGVEFLFEGQRVPVALTELTGGKSVMVYGQTEVTRDLMAARAECGAPAIYGVSDVMIHDAKSDRPSVSFVSGGETCRLECDFIAGCDGFHGVSRQSIPRDILKEYESVWPFGWLGLLSDTPPVNPELIYAHHERGFVLCSQRSLTRSRYYLQVPLSEKVEAWSDERFWDELKRRLPDELSGKLVTGHSLEKSIAPLRSYVVEPMQYGRLFLVGDAAHIVPPTGAKGLNLAASDVNYLWRILREYYHRGRTDLLASYSRFALDRVWKGERFSWFMTRLLHDFPQQSEFDKKMQAADRRYYLGSRAGLTTIAENYVGLPMERVA; this comes from the coding sequence ATGAAAACACAGGTCGCGATTATCGGAGCTGGCCCTTCCGGGCTGCTGCTGGGGCAACTGTTGCATCGTGCCGGGATCAACACCGTTATTCTCGAACGGCAAACGCCGGAATATGTGCTGGGGCGCATTCGGGCGGGGATTCTGGAAAGCGGTACCGTCGAACTACTGCGGGAAGCGGGAGCTGCGCAGCGCATGGATGTGGAGGGGCTGGTGCATCATGGGGTTGAGTTTTTATTTGAGGGGCAGCGGGTACCGGTTGCGCTGACGGAGTTGACCGGCGGAAAAAGCGTGATGGTATACGGTCAGACCGAGGTCACCCGGGATTTAATGGCGGCCCGTGCTGAATGCGGAGCGCCGGCTATTTATGGCGTCAGCGACGTGATGATTCATGATGCGAAGAGCGACCGGCCGTCAGTCTCCTTTGTCAGCGGTGGGGAAACCTGCCGTCTGGAATGTGATTTTATCGCCGGTTGCGATGGTTTTCATGGTGTCTCGCGACAAAGCATCCCGCGCGACATTCTTAAAGAGTATGAAAGCGTCTGGCCGTTTGGCTGGCTGGGGCTGTTGTCGGACACGCCGCCGGTCAACCCGGAGCTGATTTATGCTCACCATGAGCGGGGATTTGTTTTATGTAGTCAGCGCTCACTAACAAGAAGTCGCTACTATTTGCAGGTCCCGCTGAGCGAAAAGGTTGAGGCATGGTCGGACGAACGCTTCTGGGATGAGCTGAAGCGCCGCCTGCCGGATGAGCTCTCTGGCAAGTTAGTGACTGGTCACTCACTTGAGAAAAGCATTGCGCCGCTGCGCAGTTACGTGGTGGAACCGATGCAGTACGGGCGGCTGTTTCTGGTGGGCGATGCGGCGCATATCGTGCCGCCGACCGGAGCCAAAGGGCTGAACCTGGCCGCTTCCGATGTGAACTATTTGTGGCGCATTCTGCGGGAATATTATCACCGCGGCCGCACCGATCTGCTGGCGAGCTACTCTCGTTTTGCCCTGGATCGGGTGTGGAAAGGGGAGCGGTTTAGTTGGTTCATGACCCGCCTGTTGCATGATTTTCCGCAGCAGAGCGAGTTCGATAAAAAAATGCAGGCGGCGGACCGCCGCTATTACCTCGGATCGCGCGCCGGGCTGACCACCATAGCGGAAAACTATGTGGGCTTGCCCATGGAGCGCGTGGCGTAG
- a CDS encoding threonine/serine exporter family protein → MQTDRAVQRTITRLCIQCGLFLLQHGAESALVEELSTRLGRALGMDSVESAISSNAIVLTTIKDGECLTSTRKNVDRGINMHVVTEVQHIVIMAEHKLLDYKDVEKRFTQIKPLRYPRWLVVLMVGLSCACFCKLNQGGWDGALVTFCASTIAMYIRQLLTHRSMHPQINFCLTAFVATTISGLMLRLPAFTHTSTVAMAASVLLLVPGFPLINAVADMFKGHINTGLARWALASLLTLATCIGVVMAMTMWGLRGWA, encoded by the coding sequence ATGCAAACAGATCGGGCAGTGCAGCGCACAATTACGCGACTATGTATTCAGTGTGGACTTTTCTTGTTACAGCATGGCGCAGAGAGCGCGCTGGTTGAGGAGCTCTCGACGCGTCTGGGGCGGGCGCTCGGCATGGACAGCGTTGAAAGCGCTATCTCCTCGAATGCGATCGTGCTCACGACGATTAAAGACGGCGAATGCCTGACTTCTACGCGTAAAAACGTCGATCGCGGCATCAACATGCACGTGGTGACGGAAGTGCAGCATATTGTGATTATGGCCGAGCATAAGCTGCTGGATTATAAAGATGTGGAGAAGCGCTTTACGCAGATTAAGCCGCTGCGCTATCCGCGCTGGCTGGTCGTTCTGATGGTGGGACTCTCCTGCGCCTGTTTCTGCAAGCTCAACCAGGGCGGCTGGGACGGGGCGCTGGTCACCTTCTGCGCCAGCACTATCGCCATGTATATTCGCCAGCTCCTGACCCATCGCTCGATGCATCCGCAGATTAACTTCTGTCTCACCGCCTTTGTCGCCACCACCATCTCCGGGCTGATGCTGCGCCTTCCCGCCTTTACCCACACCTCAACGGTGGCGATGGCCGCCAGCGTGCTGCTGCTGGTTCCCGGCTTCCCTCTGATTAACGCCGTTGCGGATATGTTCAAGGGGCATATCAATACCGGCCTGGCGCGCTGGGCGCTGGCCAGCCTGCTGACGCTGGCCACCTGCATTGGCGTGGTGATGGCAATGACCATGTGGGGGCTACGCGGATGGGCATAA
- a CDS encoding threonine/serine exporter, with the protein MGIISYLFALLQDMALSAIPAAGFAMVFNVPQRALRWCALLGAIGHGSRMVMMSAGFNIEWATFLAALLVGCIGIQWSRWYLAHPKIFTVAAVIPMFPGISAYTAMISAVKISHFGYSEEMMIMLLSNFLKASSIVGALSIGLSIPGLWLYRKRPRV; encoded by the coding sequence ATGGGCATAATCTCGTATCTGTTCGCTCTGCTTCAGGATATGGCGCTGTCGGCCATTCCGGCCGCCGGGTTCGCCATGGTGTTTAACGTACCGCAGCGCGCGCTGCGCTGGTGTGCGCTGCTGGGCGCAATCGGCCACGGTTCGCGTATGGTGATGATGAGCGCAGGGTTCAATATTGAATGGGCGACGTTCCTCGCCGCTCTGCTGGTTGGCTGTATTGGTATTCAATGGTCCCGCTGGTATCTGGCGCATCCCAAAATTTTCACCGTCGCGGCCGTGATCCCGATGTTCCCCGGTATTTCCGCCTATACGGCGATGATCTCGGCGGTAAAAATCAGCCATTTCGGCTACTCGGAAGAGATGATGATCATGCTGCTGAGTAATTTTCTCAAGGCCTCCTCCATCGTTGGCGCCCTCTCTATCGGTCTTTCCATTCCGGGTCTCTGGCTGTACCGTAAGCGCCCGCGGGTATAG
- the dnaT gene encoding primosomal protein DnaT, whose translation MSSRILTTDFSGLDDFIQDHAAVLAKSAGGAVAVFANNAPAFYALTPERLAQLLELEAKLARPGSDVTLDTQFFDEPSAAPTAIPVGKFAMYADWQPDADFQRMAALWGIALSQPVTPEELAAFVAYWQAEGKVFHHVQWQQKLARSVQIGRASNGGQPRRDVNTVSEPDSHIPRGFRG comes from the coding sequence ATGTCTTCGCGAATATTAACCACCGATTTTAGCGGCCTGGATGATTTTATTCAGGACCACGCGGCCGTTCTCGCCAAATCGGCCGGCGGCGCGGTTGCCGTTTTTGCCAACAACGCCCCAGCGTTCTACGCGCTCACGCCGGAACGTCTGGCGCAGTTGCTTGAACTGGAAGCAAAACTGGCTCGCCCCGGCAGCGATGTTACGCTCGATACGCAGTTTTTCGACGAACCCAGCGCAGCGCCAACCGCTATCCCCGTGGGGAAATTCGCCATGTATGCCGACTGGCAGCCGGACGCTGATTTCCAGCGCATGGCCGCGCTGTGGGGCATCGCCCTCAGCCAGCCGGTGACGCCGGAAGAGCTGGCGGCATTTGTCGCCTACTGGCAGGCGGAAGGCAAAGTCTTTCATCATGTGCAATGGCAGCAAAAGCTGGCGCGCAGCGTACAGATCGGCCGGGCCAGCAACGGCGGCCAGCCGCGGCGCGATGTGAATACGGTCAGCGAACCGGATAGCCATATTCCACGAGGTTTCAGAGGATGA
- the dnaC gene encoding DNA replication protein DnaC, whose amino-acid sequence MKNVGDLMKRLQKMMPAHVEPAFKTGEELLAWQKEQGKLRSEALERENRAMKMQRTFNRSGIRPLHQNCSFENYRVECEGQMNALSRARQYVEEFDGNIASFIFSGKPGTGKNHLAAAICNELLLRGKSVLIITVADIMSAMKETFGNRETSEEQLINDLSKVDLLVIDEIGMQTESRYEKVIINQIVDRRSSSKRPTGMLTNSNMDEMNKLLGERVMDRMRLGNSLWVIFNWDSYRHRVTGKEY is encoded by the coding sequence ATGAAAAACGTTGGCGACCTGATGAAGCGTCTGCAAAAAATGATGCCAGCCCATGTCGAACCGGCGTTTAAAACCGGCGAAGAGCTGCTGGCCTGGCAAAAAGAGCAGGGCAAATTGCGTTCTGAAGCGCTGGAGCGCGAAAACCGCGCCATGAAAATGCAGCGAACGTTTAACCGCTCCGGCATCCGTCCGCTGCATCAGAACTGTTCATTTGAAAATTACCGGGTCGAGTGTGAAGGCCAGATGAACGCGCTGTCCAGGGCGCGCCAGTACGTTGAAGAGTTTGATGGCAACATCGCCAGTTTTATCTTTTCCGGCAAACCCGGCACCGGCAAAAACCACCTGGCTGCCGCCATTTGCAACGAGCTGCTGCTCCGCGGGAAATCGGTATTGATCATCACCGTCGCCGATATTATGTCGGCGATGAAAGAGACCTTTGGCAATCGGGAAACCAGCGAAGAACAGCTCATTAACGATCTGAGCAAGGTCGATCTGCTGGTGATCGATGAGATCGGGATGCAGACGGAGTCACGCTACGAGAAAGTGATCATCAACCAGATAGTCGATCGCCGCTCCTCCTCAAAGCGCCCGACCGGGATGCTGACTAACAGCAACATGGACGAGATGAACAAGCTGCTCGGCGAGCGCGTCATGGATCGTATGCGTCTTGGCAACAGCCTGTGGGTTATCTTCAACTGGGATAGCTATCGTCATCGGGTCACCGGCAAAGAGTATTGA
- a CDS encoding DUF2501 domain-containing protein translates to MKSAKRLFRTTLIAGIFFAAGAHAASWQDSLSSAASQLSQSGSHESGALSMSSLTGLLNGGTQSLSASSMNNAAGIMSYCAKQKLASVTNTENVKNQVLDKLGLSTPEKQKEDTSYLEGLQGLLSNNSGQQLNLNTLGSSPLAEKVKTKACDLVLKQGLNFLS, encoded by the coding sequence ATGAAATCTGCAAAACGCTTATTCCGTACCACCTTGATTGCCGGCATTTTTTTTGCCGCCGGCGCCCACGCTGCCTCCTGGCAGGACTCCCTGTCCAGCGCCGCCAGCCAGCTTAGCCAGAGCGGCTCTCATGAAAGCGGCGCCCTGTCGATGTCTTCACTGACCGGCCTGCTGAACGGCGGCACTCAGTCCCTGAGCGCCAGCAGCATGAACAATGCCGCCGGGATTATGTCCTACTGCGCCAAACAAAAGCTGGCCTCGGTCACCAACACGGAAAACGTCAAAAATCAGGTTCTGGATAAACTCGGCCTCAGCACCCCGGAAAAACAAAAAGAGGACACCAGCTATCTGGAAGGGTTGCAGGGCCTTCTGAGCAATAATAGCGGTCAGCAGCTGAACCTCAACACCCTCGGCAGCAGCCCGCTGGCGGAGAAAGTGAAAACCAAAGCCTGCGATCTGGTCTTAAAACAGGGCCTTAACTTCCTCTCCTGA